A stretch of the Medicago truncatula cultivar Jemalong A17 chromosome 5, MtrunA17r5.0-ANR, whole genome shotgun sequence genome encodes the following:
- the LOC11408646 gene encoding NEDD8-conjugating enzyme Ubc12, with protein sequence MIKLFKVKEKQREQAENASNGVPVKKQSAGELRLHKDISELNLPKSCTMQFPNGKDDLMNFEVLIRPDDGYYLGGAFLFSFNVSPIYPHEAPKVKCKTKVYHPNIDLEGNVCLNILREDWKPVLNINTVIYGLYHLFTEPNYEDPLNHDAAAVLRDNPKMFESNVRRAMSGGYVGQTFFPRCM encoded by the exons ATGATTAAACTATTTAAAGTAAAGGAAAAGCAAAGAGAACAAGCTGAAAATGCCAGTAATGGAGTACCTGTTAAGAAGCAAAGTGCTGGCGAGTTGCGTCTTCACAAAG ATATAAGTGAGCTGAATCTACCAAAGTCTTGCACCATGCAATTTCCCAATGGCAAAGATGACCTGATGAACTTCGAAGTTTTGATTCGACCAGATGATGGATATTACTT AGGAGGTGCATTTTTGTTTTCCTTCAATGTGTCTCCCATCTATCCACATGAAGCACCCAAGGTGAAGTGCAAGACAAAG GTCTACCATCCAAATATTGACTTGGAAGGAAATGTGTGTCTCAACATCTTAAGAGAAGACTGGAAGCCTGTCCTTAATATAAACACTGTCATCTATGGCTTGTATCATCTCTTCACA GAGCCAAATTACGAGGATCCCCTGAATCATGATGCTGCCGCTGTCTTGAGAGATAACCCAAAGATGTTTGAATCTAATGTGAGGAGGGCAATGTCTGGTGGGTATGTGGGACAAACCTTCTTCCCCCGCTGTATGTAA
- the LOC11409946 gene encoding uncharacterized protein — translation MGLIRTHNKHTTTSVLQSKSSFSTPQTMKTTIQIYGVSLSLILINLAAIMERADENLLPAVYKEVSEAFHAGPSDLGYLTFIRNFVQGLSSPLAGILVINYDRPTILAMGTFCWALSTAAVSACHDFKQVAFWRAINGFGLAIVIPALQSFIADSYREGVRGVGFGVVSFIGTVGGIGGGVMATVMAGQKFWGIDGWRCAFVLMASLSAFIGILVLLYVDDPRKRFSPIQDASESSERDDSIYNGNASVTSTWRYSWAATKSVIKVQTFQVIVLQGIIGSLPWTAMVFFTMWFELIGFDNNTSATLLSLFAIGCAMGSLIGGSIADQLTQIYPYSGRIMCAQFSAFMGIPFSWFLLRVIPQSVTSFLTFSITLFFMGLTISWNGTAANAPMFSEVVPVKHRTMIYAFDRAFEGSFSSVAAPLVGILAEKMFGYNSKSVDPIKGSSAEALALSKGLLSMMAIPFGLCCLCYTPLYYIFKKDRENARMQALKEEEMM, via the exons atgggACTCATTCGAACACATAACAAACATACCACAACTTCTGTACTTCAATCCAAATCATCATTTTCCACTCCTCAAACCATGAA AACAACAATACAGATTTATGGCGTGTctctttctctcattcttaTCAACCTAGCTGCTATAATGGAGCGTGCCGATGAAAATCTTCTTCCAGCAGTCTACAAAGAAGTTAGTGAAGCATTCCATGCAGGCCCGTCTGATTTAGGTTACCTCACATTCATAAGGAACTTTGTTCAAGGACTATCATCACCGCTAGCTGGTATACTTGTAATTAACTATGATAGACCAACAATACTTGCTATGGGAACATTCTGTTGGGCGTTATCTACAGCTGCTGTTAGCGCTTGCCACGATTTTAAGCAGGTTGCATTTTGGAGAGCTATAAATGGATTTGGTTTGGCAATTGTGATTCCAGCATTGCAATCATTCATTGCTGATAGTTATAGGGAAGGAGTTAGAGGAGTTGGATTTGGAGTAGTAAGTTTTATTGGTACTGTAGGAGGAATTGGAGGTGGTGTTATGGCTACTGTCATGGCTGGTCAGAAGTTTTGGGGAATAGATGGATGGAGATGTGCCTTTGTTTTGATGGCAAGTTTGAGTGCATTTATTGGAATCCTTGTTTTACTATACGTGGATGATCCAAGAAAAAGATTTTCTCCCATTCAAGATGCTAGTGAGAGTTCCGAAAG GGATGATTCTATCTATAATGGCAATGCTAGTGTGACATCAACTTGGAGGTACTCTTGGGCAGCCACTAAATCTGTCATCAAAGTTCAAACATTCCAAGTAATTGTCTTACAGGGCATTATTGGGTCACTACCATGGACTGCCATGGTCTTCTTCACAATGTGGTTCGAACTAATTG GTTTTGATAATAATACTTCTGCAACCCTCCTAAGTCTTTTTGCTATTGGATGTGCTATGGGATCCTTGATAGGAGGGTCAATCGCTGATCAACTGACACAAATCTATCCATATTCAGGTCGTATCATGTGCGCGCAATTCAGCGCCTTTATGGGCATTCCATTCTCATGGTTTCTTCTTAGAGTGATACCTCAGTCAGTAACTAGTTTTCTTACCTTTTCGATCACACTCTTTTTTATGGGACTAACTATAAGCTGGAATGGTACGGCTGCAAATGCACCGATGTTTTCTGAGGTAGTCCCAGTCAAACACAGGACAATGATTTATGCATTTGATAGAGCTTTTGAAGGCTCATTCTCTTCTGTTGCAGCTCCTTTGGTTGGCATTCTTGCAGAGAAAATGTTTGGCTACAATTCTAAATCTGTTGATCCTATCAAAGGATCTTCAGCTGAGGCTCTTGCCTTGTCAAAGGGACTTCTTTCAATGATGGCAATTCCATTTGGATTGTGTTGCTTGTGTTACACGCcattgtattatatatttaagAAGGACCGCGAAAATGCTAGAATGCAAGCCCTGAAAGAAGAGGAGATGATGTGA
- the LOC11410975 gene encoding uncharacterized protein isoform X1 — protein sequence MVVLRKFFLLAISTLLFLAATSLGSPVKTQKSGRLSSVFSLFNLKEKSRFWSEDVIHNDIDELKFPNHGKVSAFNYTNSGNIANYLKLQEVDSIYLPVPINFIFIGFEGKGNQEFKLLPEEIERWFTKIDHIFEHTRIRHEEVLTAFDKTSVDKMQRRPLHVASHINYNFSVHAIEMGEKVTSIFEHAIRVFGRKDAPVGSGDNDGGDWQVDVDMIDGLFASLVEYLQLENAYNIFILNPKRAEKKTKYGYRRGLSESEFNFLKENKTLQTKLLQSEEVPENTLAFTKIQRPLYVKHPMMKFAWTRAEDSEIVEWYNIWLETLNNFGKLHQGKEIAQIIEAKALQLLKGKDQDLKLFLERILKSGDYGGFQAECLTDTWIGKNSRWAFIDLSAGPFSWGPAVGGDGVRTEASLPNVERTIGSASEISEEEAEDLLQDAIHEKFAVFGDKEHQAIDILLAEIDIYELFAFKHCKGRKGKLALCDELDERMRDLKNELQSFEGEEYDERHKAKAIETLKRMEGWNLFSDTHEEFQNYTVARDSFLAHLGATLWGSMRHIVSPSVSDGAFHYYEKISFQLFFMTQEKVRHIKELPVDMNAIKDGLSSLMVPSQKPMFSPHMLPLSDDPDLAMAFAVARRAAAVPLLLVNGTYRKTIRTYLDSSILQYQLQRLNKHGSLKGRHAHSRSMLEVPIFWFIHSEPLLLDKHFQAIALSDMIIVVQSEPSSWESHLHCNGHSLLLNLRQPIKAAVAATAEHLAGLLPLHLVYGQAHETAMEDWIWSAGCNPFSATSQGWHISQFQSDSIARSYVITTLEESILLVNSAIHRLLMERTTQNTFKIFQSQEHELVNKYNYVVSLWRRASTVTGELRYVDALRLLNTLEDASKRFVEQVNTTLTLLHPINCTRERKMQMVFDMTTIPAFLIVLGCLYMVLRPRRPKPKIN from the exons ATGGTGGTTCTTCGCAAGTTCTTCCTTCTCGCCATTTCTACTCTTCTG tTCTTAGCTGCTACTTCACTTGGTTCTCCTGTTAAAACTCAGAAAAGTGGCAGATTATCATCTGTGTTCTCACTGTTTAACCTCAAAGAAAAGAGTCGTTTTTGGAGTGAGGATGTTATACATAATG ATATTGATGAATTGAAGTTTCCAAATCATGGAAAAGTAAGCGCGTTTAATTACACCAATTCAG GTAATATTGCGAATTATCTAAAGCTGCAGGAAGTTGATTCCATCTATCTTCCTGTTCCTATcaactttatttttataggaTTTGAAGGGAAGGGCAACCAAG AATTCAAGCTTCTTCCCGAAGAAATTGAGCGTTGGtttacaaaaattgatcacatcTTTGAACATACAAGAATTCGACATGAAGAGGTTCTAACTGCATTCGACAAAACAAGTGTAGATAAAATGCAACGGCGCCCCCTTCATGTTGCCAGTCACATAAATTACAA CTTTTCAGTCCATGCTATTGAAATGGGAGAGAAGGTTACATCCATTTTTGAGCATGCCATAAGGGTGTTTGGTCGCAAGGATGCTCCAGTTGGCAGTGG GGATAATGATGGTGGTGATTGGCAAGTAGATGTGGACATGATAGATGGCCTTTTCGCTAGCCTCGTAGAATACCTTCAACTTGAAAAtgcatataatatttttattttgaatccCAAGCGTGCTGAGAAGAAGACTAAATATGGTTATCG GAGAGGTTTATCGGAGTCcgaatttaacttcttaaaggAG AATAAGACTTTGCAAACGAAGCTACTTCAGTCTGAAGAGGTTCCTGAAAATACTCTTG CTTTCACAAAGATTCAGCGACCATTATATGTAAAGCATCCAATGATGAAGTTTGCATGGACAAGAGCAGAGGACagtgaaatt GTGGAATGGTATAATATTTGGCTTGAGACACTAAACAATTTTGGGAAGTTGCATCAAGGGAAAGAGATCGCTCAAATCATTGAGGCCAAAGCTTTACAG TTACTAAAAGGGAAGGATCAAGATCTAAAGCTCTTTTTGGAAAGGATATTAAAATCTGGGGATTATGGTGGTTTTCAAGCAGAATGTCTCACAGACACGTGGATTGGAAAGAACAG CAGATGGGCCTTTATTGATTTAAGCGCCGGTCCTTTTTCGTGGGGGCCTGCCGTTGGTGGAGATGGCGTGCGTACAGAAGCAAGCTTACCAAATGTCGAAAGGACAATTGGTTCAGCTTCAG AAATTTCAGAAGAAGAAGCTGAGGACCTTCTGCAAGATGCTATTCACGAGAAATTTGCTGTATTTGGTGAT AAAGAACACCAGGCTATTGATATTCTTCTGGCTGAGATTGATATATATGAGCTTTTTGCTTTTAAACATTGCAAGGGAAGGAAAGGCAAACTTGCTCTTTGTGACG AACTTGACGAGAGGATGCGGGATTTGAAAAATGAGCTGCAGTCTTTTGAAGGTGAAGAATATGATGAAAGACATAAGGCAAAAGCCATAGAGACATTAAAGAGGATGGAGGGCTGGAATTTATTCAGTGATACACATGAG GAGTTCCAGAACTACACAGTTGCACGTGATTCGTTTCTTGCACATCTTGGTGCGACACTATGGGGATCTATGAGACATATCGTATCGCCTTCAGTTTCTGACGGGGCCTTccattattatgagaagatatCCTTTCAGTTGTTTTTTATGACACAGGAG AAAGTTAGGCACATTAAAGAGCTTCctgtggatatgaatgctattaaGGATGGACTCTCCTCATTGATGGTGCCTTCTCAGAAACCAATGTTCAGTCCACACAT GCTACCTCTGTCAGATGATCCTGATTTAGCAATGGCCTTCGCTGTTGCACGACGTGCAGCTGCTGTCCCCCTGTTACTTGTCAATGGAACGTATCGAAAGACAATTCGCACCTATCTTGATTCTTCCATTCTGCAGTATCAGTTGCAAAGGCTAAATAAACATGGTTCTCTTAAAG GTAGGCATGCACATTCAAGGTCCATGCTAGAGGTTCCAATCTTTTGGTTCATTCACAGTGAACCAttgttactggacaaacatttTCAGGCTATAGCACTATCCGACATGATTATTGTTGTTCAGTCAGAGCCCTCTTCTTGGGAAAGCCATCTACATTGTAATGGACACTCTCTTCTATTGAACTTGAG GCAGCCTATAAAAGCTGCAGTAGCTGCTACTGCTGAGCATCTTGCGGGTTTACTTCCCCTTCATCTTGTTTATGGTCAAGCCCATGAGACTGCAATGGAG GACTGGATATGGTCGGCAGGATGCAATCCTTTCTCTGCTACATCACAAGGTTGGCACATTTCACAGTTCCAGTCTGATTCAATTGCTCGAAGTTATGTCATCACAACTCTTGAAGAATCGATCCTACTGGTTAATTCTGCCATTCATCGCCTACTAATGGAGCGTACTA CTCAAAACACTTTCAAGATCTTCCAGTCCCAGGAGCATGAGCTTGTAAACAAATACAACTATGTTGTTAGCCTTTGGAGAAGG gCATCAACCGTCACCGGAGAATTGCGATATGTTGATGCTTTAAGGCTACTAAACACCTTGGAGGATGCATCCAAAAG ATTTGTTGAGCAAGTTAATACGACCCTGACCCTACTCCATCCAATTAACTgcacaagagagagaaaaatgcaGATGGTGTTTGATATGACAACTATTCCTGCTTTCTTGATTGTTTTAGGCTGCCTTTATATGGTATTAAGGCCAAGACGACCAAAACCAAAGATTAATTGA
- the LOC11410975 gene encoding uncharacterized protein isoform X2 — protein MVVLRKFFLLAISTLLFLAATSLGSPVKTQKSGRLSSVFSLFNLKEKSRFWSEDVIHNDIDELKFPNHGKVSAFNYTNSGNIANYLKLQEVDSIYLPVPINFIFIGFEGKGNQEFKLLPEEIERWFTKIDHIFEHTRIRHEEVLTAFDKTSVDKMQRRPLHVASHINYNFSVHAIEMGEKVTSIFEHAIRVFGRKDAPVGSGDNDGGDWQVDVDMIDGLFASLVEYLQLENAYNIFILNPKRAEKKTKYGYRRGLSESEFNFLKENKTLQTKLLQSEEVPENTLAFTKIQRPLYVKHPMMKFAWTRAEDSEIVEWYNIWLETLNNFGKLHQGKEIAQIIEAKALQLLKGKDQDLKLFLERILKSGDYGGFQAECLTDTWIGKNRWAFIDLSAGPFSWGPAVGGDGVRTEASLPNVERTIGSASEISEEEAEDLLQDAIHEKFAVFGDKEHQAIDILLAEIDIYELFAFKHCKGRKGKLALCDELDERMRDLKNELQSFEGEEYDERHKAKAIETLKRMEGWNLFSDTHEEFQNYTVARDSFLAHLGATLWGSMRHIVSPSVSDGAFHYYEKISFQLFFMTQEKVRHIKELPVDMNAIKDGLSSLMVPSQKPMFSPHMLPLSDDPDLAMAFAVARRAAAVPLLLVNGTYRKTIRTYLDSSILQYQLQRLNKHGSLKGRHAHSRSMLEVPIFWFIHSEPLLLDKHFQAIALSDMIIVVQSEPSSWESHLHCNGHSLLLNLRQPIKAAVAATAEHLAGLLPLHLVYGQAHETAMEDWIWSAGCNPFSATSQGWHISQFQSDSIARSYVITTLEESILLVNSAIHRLLMERTTQNTFKIFQSQEHELVNKYNYVVSLWRRASTVTGELRYVDALRLLNTLEDASKRFVEQVNTTLTLLHPINCTRERKMQMVFDMTTIPAFLIVLGCLYMVLRPRRPKPKIN, from the exons ATGGTGGTTCTTCGCAAGTTCTTCCTTCTCGCCATTTCTACTCTTCTG tTCTTAGCTGCTACTTCACTTGGTTCTCCTGTTAAAACTCAGAAAAGTGGCAGATTATCATCTGTGTTCTCACTGTTTAACCTCAAAGAAAAGAGTCGTTTTTGGAGTGAGGATGTTATACATAATG ATATTGATGAATTGAAGTTTCCAAATCATGGAAAAGTAAGCGCGTTTAATTACACCAATTCAG GTAATATTGCGAATTATCTAAAGCTGCAGGAAGTTGATTCCATCTATCTTCCTGTTCCTATcaactttatttttataggaTTTGAAGGGAAGGGCAACCAAG AATTCAAGCTTCTTCCCGAAGAAATTGAGCGTTGGtttacaaaaattgatcacatcTTTGAACATACAAGAATTCGACATGAAGAGGTTCTAACTGCATTCGACAAAACAAGTGTAGATAAAATGCAACGGCGCCCCCTTCATGTTGCCAGTCACATAAATTACAA CTTTTCAGTCCATGCTATTGAAATGGGAGAGAAGGTTACATCCATTTTTGAGCATGCCATAAGGGTGTTTGGTCGCAAGGATGCTCCAGTTGGCAGTGG GGATAATGATGGTGGTGATTGGCAAGTAGATGTGGACATGATAGATGGCCTTTTCGCTAGCCTCGTAGAATACCTTCAACTTGAAAAtgcatataatatttttattttgaatccCAAGCGTGCTGAGAAGAAGACTAAATATGGTTATCG GAGAGGTTTATCGGAGTCcgaatttaacttcttaaaggAG AATAAGACTTTGCAAACGAAGCTACTTCAGTCTGAAGAGGTTCCTGAAAATACTCTTG CTTTCACAAAGATTCAGCGACCATTATATGTAAAGCATCCAATGATGAAGTTTGCATGGACAAGAGCAGAGGACagtgaaatt GTGGAATGGTATAATATTTGGCTTGAGACACTAAACAATTTTGGGAAGTTGCATCAAGGGAAAGAGATCGCTCAAATCATTGAGGCCAAAGCTTTACAG TTACTAAAAGGGAAGGATCAAGATCTAAAGCTCTTTTTGGAAAGGATATTAAAATCTGGGGATTATGGTGGTTTTCAAGCAGAATGTCTCACAGACACGTGGATTGGAAAGAACAG ATGGGCCTTTATTGATTTAAGCGCCGGTCCTTTTTCGTGGGGGCCTGCCGTTGGTGGAGATGGCGTGCGTACAGAAGCAAGCTTACCAAATGTCGAAAGGACAATTGGTTCAGCTTCAG AAATTTCAGAAGAAGAAGCTGAGGACCTTCTGCAAGATGCTATTCACGAGAAATTTGCTGTATTTGGTGAT AAAGAACACCAGGCTATTGATATTCTTCTGGCTGAGATTGATATATATGAGCTTTTTGCTTTTAAACATTGCAAGGGAAGGAAAGGCAAACTTGCTCTTTGTGACG AACTTGACGAGAGGATGCGGGATTTGAAAAATGAGCTGCAGTCTTTTGAAGGTGAAGAATATGATGAAAGACATAAGGCAAAAGCCATAGAGACATTAAAGAGGATGGAGGGCTGGAATTTATTCAGTGATACACATGAG GAGTTCCAGAACTACACAGTTGCACGTGATTCGTTTCTTGCACATCTTGGTGCGACACTATGGGGATCTATGAGACATATCGTATCGCCTTCAGTTTCTGACGGGGCCTTccattattatgagaagatatCCTTTCAGTTGTTTTTTATGACACAGGAG AAAGTTAGGCACATTAAAGAGCTTCctgtggatatgaatgctattaaGGATGGACTCTCCTCATTGATGGTGCCTTCTCAGAAACCAATGTTCAGTCCACACAT GCTACCTCTGTCAGATGATCCTGATTTAGCAATGGCCTTCGCTGTTGCACGACGTGCAGCTGCTGTCCCCCTGTTACTTGTCAATGGAACGTATCGAAAGACAATTCGCACCTATCTTGATTCTTCCATTCTGCAGTATCAGTTGCAAAGGCTAAATAAACATGGTTCTCTTAAAG GTAGGCATGCACATTCAAGGTCCATGCTAGAGGTTCCAATCTTTTGGTTCATTCACAGTGAACCAttgttactggacaaacatttTCAGGCTATAGCACTATCCGACATGATTATTGTTGTTCAGTCAGAGCCCTCTTCTTGGGAAAGCCATCTACATTGTAATGGACACTCTCTTCTATTGAACTTGAG GCAGCCTATAAAAGCTGCAGTAGCTGCTACTGCTGAGCATCTTGCGGGTTTACTTCCCCTTCATCTTGTTTATGGTCAAGCCCATGAGACTGCAATGGAG GACTGGATATGGTCGGCAGGATGCAATCCTTTCTCTGCTACATCACAAGGTTGGCACATTTCACAGTTCCAGTCTGATTCAATTGCTCGAAGTTATGTCATCACAACTCTTGAAGAATCGATCCTACTGGTTAATTCTGCCATTCATCGCCTACTAATGGAGCGTACTA CTCAAAACACTTTCAAGATCTTCCAGTCCCAGGAGCATGAGCTTGTAAACAAATACAACTATGTTGTTAGCCTTTGGAGAAGG gCATCAACCGTCACCGGAGAATTGCGATATGTTGATGCTTTAAGGCTACTAAACACCTTGGAGGATGCATCCAAAAG ATTTGTTGAGCAAGTTAATACGACCCTGACCCTACTCCATCCAATTAACTgcacaagagagagaaaaatgcaGATGGTGTTTGATATGACAACTATTCCTGCTTTCTTGATTGTTTTAGGCTGCCTTTATATGGTATTAAGGCCAAGACGACCAAAACCAAAGATTAATTGA